A region of Maniola jurtina chromosome 7, ilManJurt1.1, whole genome shotgun sequence DNA encodes the following proteins:
- the LOC123866933 gene encoding probable tRNA N6-adenosine threonylcarbamoyltransferase, mitochondrial yields the protein MQFLNIHRIAKESARVYYYDLITKKCLSWNKNTTILGIETSCDDTGCAIVNGEGNILGESLYSQNIVHLRYGGVNPLVARDLHRDNIELAAKEALDKAKIDLKDIDAIAVTIKPGLVSSLQIGVKYAIYLARIHNKLLIPVHHMEAHALVARMFHNISFPFLTLLISGGHSLLALVKDVDEFLLLGETLDNAPGEVLDKAARRMKLRNIPAYSKLAGGQAVEMAAKNSKNPYLFKFPLPLARNRDCCFSFSGLKDALMRHLLQKEKEHGVAGDRIIPEVIDLCAGFQLAIAEHLGHRTERAVLFCEKYNLFDKNNKSIVVSGGVACNNFIFKGIQFIGDKLGCNVYRPPPEVCKDNGTMIAWNGIEKLKKQGHYESITLENIDPSAPLGVNIVNKVKAANLNVRITRIKYDNYSRSN from the coding sequence ATGCAGTTCCTAAATATTCATAGAATAGCGAAGGAAAGTGCGagagtatattattatgatctaataacaaaaaaatgtttatcaTGGAACAAGAACACTACTATTTTGGGCATAGAAACATCATGTGACGATACAGGCTGTGCTATCGTAAATGGAGAAGGAAATATATTAGGAGAATCTCTTTATTCACAAAATATAGTTCATCTAAGGTATGGTGGTGTCAACCCACTTGTAGCAAGAGACTTGCATCGTGATAACATAGAATTAGCTGCTAAGGAAGCTTTGGATAAGGCGAAGATAGACCTGAAAGATATTGATGCAATTGCTGTAACCATTAAGCCTGGTCTTGTAAGCAGTTTGCAGATAGGTGTTAAATATGCAATCTATCTTGCAAGAATtcataataaattgttaatacCAGTTCATCACATGGAAGCTCATGCTTTAGTGGCCAGAATGTTTCATAATATATCATTTCCATTTCTTACTTTGCTAATATCTGGAGGGCATTCTTTGCTTGCACTTGTAAAGGATGTGGATGAATTTTTGTTGCTAGGCGAAACATTAGATAATGCTCCAGGTGAAGTTCTGGACAAGGCAGCAAGAAGGATGAAGTTAAGAAATATACCTGCATACTCAAAATTAGCAGGAGGACAAGCTGTTGAAATGGCAGCTAAAAATTCAAAGAACCCTTATCTATTCAAATTTCCATTACCATTAGCTAGAAATAGAGACTGTTGTTTTAGTTTCAGTGGCCTTAAGGATGCTTTGATGCGGCACCTCTTACAAAAGGAGAAAGAACATGGAGTAGCAGGAGATAGAATTATTCCAGAAGTCATTGATTTATGTGCTGGCTTTCAACTAGCGATTGCAGAACATTTAGGTCACAGAACAGAGAGAGCTGtattattttgtgaaaagtaCAATCTATTTgacaaaaacaataaaagtattgTAGTCTCTGGTGGAGTGgcatgtaataattttatttttaaaggtaTCCAGTTTATAGGTGATAAATTGGGCTGCAATGTGTATAGACCTCCACCCGAAGTATGTAAAGATAATGGAACTATGATAGCATGGAATGGCATAGAGAAACTGAAGAAACAAGGCCACTATGAAAGTATCACTTTAGAAAATATAGATCCATCTGCCCCCTTAGGAGTCAACATTGTTAACAAGGTTAAAGCTGCAAACTTAAATGTCAGAATTACaagaataaaatatgataattatTCAAGGAGTAATTAA
- the LOC123866935 gene encoding 1-acyl-sn-glycerol-3-phosphate acyltransferase gamma-like — protein MLYINILKQSTIVHLCFAISYFTSGLILSCVQAILYFGLKPCNKRLYRKINYYLCYSFYCQLVFMSEWWSGTKLSLYIKKDEYDKYYGKEHGYLIMNHSYEVDWLMGWHFCDGIQVLGNCKAYAKKSIQYMPAIGWMWKFSEFVFLERSFEKDKEIIKMQISEICDYPDPVWLLLTPEGTRFTQKKHEASIKFAKDKNLPVLKHHLTPRTRGFTTSLQYFRGKIPAIYNIQLAFEKNSKVPPTLTSMLYGKPVHAHLYIERIPVETIPEDEAEAAKWLHDVFVAKDKMQDSFFNTGDFFSESGVERVEPFERPNRIYSLLNTMGWAVVTLTPMLYYLLGLLFSGKLLYFSIGVAILAAFYILLQKAIGMSKISQGSSYGTEKNK, from the exons ATGCTCTACATAAACATTTTGAAGCAATCAACGATAGTGCATTTATGCTTCGCTATATCTTATTTCACCTCAGGCCTAATTTTAAGTTGTGTTCAGGCCATTCTATACTTTGGACTTAAGCCATGCAACAAAAGACTctacaggaaaattaattattatctctgCTATTCCTTTTACTGtc aaTTAGTGTTCATGTCAGAATGGTGGTCAGGCACAAAATTGTCTCTGTACATTAAGAAAGACGAGTATGATAAATATTATGGCAAGGAACATGGCTATCTTATCATGAACCATAGTTACGAAGTGGACTGGCTCATGGGTTGGCACTTCTGTGACGGAATCCAAGTTTTGGGA aacTGCAAAGCTTATGCAAAAAAATCTATACAGTACATGCCAGCCATAGGTTGGATGTGGAAATTTTCAGAGTTTGTATTTTTGGAAAGGTCATTTGAGAAGGACAAAGAAATTATCAAAATGCAGATATCGGAGATATGCGACTACCCTGATCCAGTCTGG ctATTACTGACACCAGAGGGTACTCGCTTCACCCAGAAGAAACATGAGGCATCGATTAAGTTCGCCAAAGACAAGAATCTTCCTGTCCTCAAGCATCACCTGACACCGCGCACGCGGGGCTTCACCACCAGCCTGCAGTACTTCCGGGGCAAGATTCCCGCCATCTATAACATACAGTTGGCCTTTGAGAAGAATAGCAAG GTTCCACCTACATTAACAAGTATGTTATACGGCAAGCCGGTGCACGCACACTTGTACATTGAGAGAATACCAGTCGAGACTATACCTGAAGACGAGGCCGAAGCCGCTAAGTGGCTACACGACGTATTTGTAGCAAAG GACAAAATGCAGGATTCATTTTTCAACACTGGAGATTTCTTCTCAGAGTCTGGCGTGGAAAGAGTTGAGCCCTTTGAAAGGCCCAACAGAATATACTCTCTCTTGAACACCATGGGGTGGGCGGTCGTGACTCTGACCCCTATGTTGTACTACCTCCTAGGACTTCTGTTCAGTGGGAAACTCCTTTACTTCTCTATTGGTGTCGCCATTCTCGCTGCGT TTTATATACTCCTTCAGAAAGCCATAGGGATGTCGAAAATCAGTCAAGGATCTTCATATGGAACAGAAAAGaacaagtag